A part of Candidatus Eisenbacteria bacterium genomic DNA contains:
- a CDS encoding RDD family protein — translation MEETKNQEARPEPKPEGPAHRATAKADLGKRFVAILIDGILSGLIGLVPVIGGLIGAAYMLTRDGLNFDFMDKRSLGKKLMKLRPVRVDGGEVDVSVSVKRNFIFAIPLVLMIIPVLGWILAPILSLVVMILEVVLVLSDEEGRRWGDKFAGTKVIEVDE, via the coding sequence ATGGAAGAGACCAAAAACCAAGAGGCCCGGCCGGAGCCGAAGCCGGAAGGACCGGCGCACCGCGCCACGGCCAAGGCGGACCTGGGCAAGCGTTTCGTCGCGATCCTGATCGACGGGATCTTGTCGGGATTGATCGGCCTGGTTCCGGTCATCGGCGGCCTGATCGGAGCGGCGTACATGCTCACCCGTGACGGCCTCAACTTCGACTTCATGGACAAGCGTTCTCTCGGCAAGAAACTGATGAAGCTGCGCCCGGTCCGCGTGGACGGCGGCGAAGTGGACGTGAGCGTCTCGGTGAAGCGGAACTTCATCTTCGCGATTCCCCTGGTGCTCATGATCATCCCGGTTCTGGGGTGGATCCTCGCGCCGATCCTTTCCCTCGTGGTGATGATCCTCGAGGTGGTGCTCGTCCTCTCCGACGAGGAGGGGCGGCGCTGGGGGGATAAGTTCGCCGGCACCAAGGTGATCGAAGTCGACGAGTAG